One SAR86 cluster bacterium genomic window carries:
- a CDS encoding M48 family metalloprotease: MKKIFYLFYLFLSSNIVTQENSIELPLIGDRLSGAVSETEEEILGRQFLRDLKRETDILYDPIIQEWTELFVYKIGESSKVNKKTFEILVIEDNRLNAFAAPGGVIGINAGLFKHADNEAQFASVVAHELAHLSQRHFARQILENSDRSNANMATILASIVVAVASRNPAALIGGQGLLVNQRLRFSRLYESEADREGFITLEKSGYKTSEMSEMFKNMQEIRRLSGDNIPEFLLTHPITTRRITDSRERARNSDGDGTVNSFNYRLVKARVKFLMMDNLSIKAFEKDIEDNDEGKYFTALIEKKKLNFTKSISILDELSKKYPDNLIIKTTIAETLTESGNINRSKSYTEELLDISLGNYPISFNLAKTYILEGDYIAAEQILEDIKFYRPVDINLLKLLGEVQQKSNNMLSFHLTNSEYLFYSGRYEEALADLYQARRLAVNNFKIKEIITERIVFLQKYLGKIPRG; encoded by the coding sequence ATGAAAAAAATATTTTATTTATTTTATTTATTTTTGTCCTCTAACATTGTTACTCAAGAAAACAGTATAGAGCTTCCACTTATAGGAGATAGACTTAGTGGGGCCGTATCGGAAACTGAAGAGGAAATCCTAGGGCGACAATTTTTAAGAGACTTAAAAAGAGAGACAGACATACTCTATGATCCAATAATTCAAGAATGGACAGAATTATTTGTTTACAAAATTGGTGAGTCAAGCAAGGTTAATAAAAAGACGTTTGAGATATTAGTTATTGAGGATAATAGGCTAAATGCATTCGCAGCTCCCGGAGGGGTAATTGGCATTAATGCAGGTTTATTTAAACATGCTGATAATGAAGCACAATTTGCCTCTGTTGTCGCGCACGAATTAGCTCACCTTAGTCAGAGACATTTTGCTAGACAAATTTTAGAAAACAGTGATAGAAGTAATGCAAACATGGCAACAATACTTGCTTCTATTGTTGTTGCTGTAGCTTCAAGGAATCCAGCAGCACTTATCGGCGGTCAAGGCTTACTTGTTAATCAAAGGTTAAGGTTTTCAAGACTTTATGAATCTGAAGCAGACAGAGAAGGTTTTATTACTTTAGAAAAATCAGGATATAAAACTTCAGAAATGTCAGAGATGTTTAAAAATATGCAAGAAATTAGACGGCTTTCTGGAGATAACATACCTGAGTTTTTATTAACACATCCAATAACTACTCGTAGAATTACAGACTCTAGAGAAAGAGCAAGAAATTCAGATGGAGATGGAACTGTTAATAGTTTTAATTACCGCTTAGTCAAAGCAAGAGTGAAATTTCTTATGATGGATAACTTATCCATTAAGGCATTTGAAAAGGATATTGAAGATAATGATGAAGGCAAATACTTCACTGCATTAATTGAAAAAAAGAAATTAAACTTTACCAAATCAATTTCAATCCTTGATGAACTCTCAAAAAAATATCCTGATAATTTAATCATCAAAACAACAATTGCAGAAACCCTAACAGAATCCGGAAATATAAATAGAAGCAAAAGTTATACTGAAGAATTATTAGATATTTCTTTAGGAAATTACCCAATTAGCTTTAATCTTGCCAAAACTTATATTCTGGAAGGAGATTACATTGCAGCTGAGCAAATATTAGAAGATATAAAATTTTATAGACCTGTCGATATAAACCTCTTAAAACTTCTAGGGGAAGTTCAACAAAAAAGTAATAATATGCTCAGTTTCCACTTAACAAATAGTGAATATCTTTTCTACTCTGGCAGATATGAGGAGGCTCTTGCAGATCTTTATCAAGCAAGAAGATTGGCTGTCAACAACTTTAAAATTAAAGAAATTATCACAGAAAGAATAGTTTTTTTGCAAAAATATTTAGGAAAAATTCCTAGAGGTTAG
- a CDS encoding AI-2E family transporter, which translates to MRLNTLFKSQQLIFLVASLFFGLLTLWIFGDLASPILISIVLAVLFRPVNTYFTKIGIPRKISVFITFLIVMLLASAFLLLFVPLFINETEAFIEDIPSLLFILEPVTQALGSLNAPIESIESAQSLLSDLSGFLTGAISFGISRAQETANLFLGLILVPIFLFFWLWDTETLSNGFSRFVPKKRKFLSKVWNEANVNFQNYFKGKFIEVFIVAIFGSLLFYFLGLNSPILLGTTLGLSQLIPFFGPVFMTIPILIISLAQFGLDPYVIVILIAFGILQFIDGNIFLPFLMSGVVKLPAVVVLLSVFFFGAIFGIWGVFFSVPLASFVKSILDNWKYIDS; encoded by the coding sequence ATGCGATTAAATACATTATTTAAAAGCCAGCAGCTTATTTTTTTGGTAGCTTCATTATTTTTTGGCTTGCTTACTCTTTGGATTTTTGGAGATTTGGCATCTCCAATACTCATAAGTATTGTTCTGGCAGTTCTGTTTAGGCCTGTAAATACTTACTTCACAAAAATTGGTATTCCAAGAAAAATAAGTGTGTTTATAACTTTTTTAATAGTTATGTTGCTTGCATCGGCTTTTTTACTTCTTTTTGTGCCGCTTTTTATAAATGAAACAGAAGCATTCATAGAAGATATTCCAAGCTTATTATTTATCTTGGAGCCGGTAACTCAAGCATTGGGAAGTTTAAACGCGCCTATTGAATCGATAGAAAGTGCACAATCTCTTCTTTCTGATTTAAGCGGTTTTTTAACTGGCGCTATATCATTTGGAATATCAAGAGCTCAAGAAACAGCAAATCTTTTCTTAGGACTGATTTTAGTTCCAATTTTTTTATTTTTTTGGCTTTGGGATACAGAAACGTTATCAAACGGCTTTTCAAGGTTTGTGCCGAAAAAAAGAAAGTTTCTTTCAAAGGTTTGGAATGAGGCAAATGTAAATTTTCAAAACTATTTTAAAGGTAAATTTATTGAAGTTTTTATAGTTGCAATATTTGGTAGTTTGTTATTCTACTTCTTGGGTTTAAATAGCCCAATTCTTTTAGGCACAACACTTGGCTTAAGTCAGTTAATTCCTTTTTTTGGCCCTGTTTTTATGACAATACCTATTCTAATAATTTCACTTGCTCAGTTTGGTTTAGATCCATATGTAATCGTAATTCTTATAGCATTTGGAATTCTTCAATTTATTGATGGCAATATTTTTCTACCATTTCTTATGTCTGGGGTTGTAAAGTTGCCAGCTGTAGTAGTGCTTTTATCAGTCTTCTTTTTTGGTGCAATTTTTGGAATTTGGGGGGTATTTTTCTCTGTTCCTCTAGCAAGTTTTGTAAAATCTATTTTAGATAATTGGAAATATATTGATTCTTAA
- a CDS encoding peroxiredoxin codes for MNDKTKAPSFLGLITESESLSLKDFSGKYLVLYFYPRDMTSGCTLESQDFRDHYKSFQKHNCEILGVSRDSIKSHDKFCEKESLPFKLISDPDEKLCKAYDVMKEKSMYGKKFMGIERSTFLINPNGEIIKEWRKVKVPGHVEEVLSELKEAN; via the coding sequence GTGAATGATAAAACAAAAGCTCCAAGTTTTTTAGGACTGATCACAGAAAGTGAATCTTTAAGTTTAAAGGACTTTTCAGGAAAATATTTAGTTTTGTATTTTTATCCTAGAGATATGACTTCTGGATGTACACTAGAAAGCCAAGATTTTAGAGATCACTACAAAAGTTTTCAAAAACACAACTGTGAAATACTTGGTGTTTCAAGAGATTCAATTAAATCGCATGATAAATTTTGCGAAAAAGAATCACTTCCATTTAAGTTAATTTCAGATCCAGATGAAAAATTATGCAAAGCATACGACGTGATGAAAGAGAAAAGTATGTATGGAAAGAAATTTATGGGTATTGAAAGAAGCACGTTTCTTATTAATCCAAATGGTGAAATTATAAAAGAATGGAGAAAAGTGAAGGTTCCAGGTCACGTTGAAGAGGTCCTTTCTGAATTAAAAGAAGCCAATTAA
- the dapA gene encoding 4-hydroxy-tetrahydrodipicolinate synthase, protein MKGSIVAIVTPMKSDYSVDFHSLKKLFLFHEEAKTDGIVLIGTTGEAGTLSISEREDIYKFACDNTAIPLMAGVGSSSTSDSLKFIDLALNCGIEKCLAVTPYYNKPSQEGLIAHFKKLASSDALIYLYNVPGRTGVDLQPESVDELLGENNIVGIKEAINTHDRMEKLSKLLEKRKDFYLLSGDDPSFVEFGKYGAVGIISVAANIVPEVIKQISDLIQEKNFEEAALISKKYEKLFNILLENSPGPSKYLLAKIKMLENNLRLPLVKISEKLGKEIDEIYSNT, encoded by the coding sequence ATGAAAGGAAGTATAGTTGCAATAGTTACACCCATGAAATCAGATTATTCGGTTGATTTCCATTCTTTAAAAAAGCTTTTCCTCTTTCATGAAGAGGCTAAAACTGACGGTATTGTTTTAATAGGAACAACAGGTGAAGCTGGAACTTTATCCATATCAGAGAGAGAAGATATTTATAAATTCGCTTGTGATAACACTGCAATTCCATTAATGGCTGGAGTAGGAAGTTCGTCTACTTCGGATTCATTAAAGTTTATAGATTTGGCTCTTAACTGCGGAATAGAAAAATGTTTAGCTGTTACCCCATACTACAATAAGCCCTCACAGGAAGGTTTGATAGCACATTTTAAAAAGCTCGCAAGTTCTGATGCCTTGATATATTTATACAATGTTCCGGGCAGGACGGGAGTTGATCTGCAACCTGAATCTGTTGATGAATTATTAGGTGAAAATAATATCGTAGGTATTAAGGAGGCTATAAACACACACGATAGAATGGAAAAGCTTTCAAAGCTTCTAGAAAAAAGAAAAGATTTTTATTTGTTATCTGGAGATGACCCAAGTTTTGTTGAGTTTGGAAAATACGGTGCAGTAGGCATAATTTCTGTTGCAGCTAATATAGTTCCAGAAGTAATAAAGCAAATTTCTGATTTAATTCAAGAGAAAAATTTCGAAGAGGCCGCTTTGATAAGTAAAAAATATGAAAAGTTATTCAATATTTTGCTTGAGAATAGTCCAGGACCCTCTAAATATCTACTTGCAAAAATAAAAATGCTAGAGAATAATCTTAGATTACCACTTGTGAAAATATCGGAAAAACTGGGAAAAGAAATTGATGAAATTTACTCAAATACTTAA
- the bamC gene encoding outer membrane protein assembly factor BamC, translating into MKFTQILNIFLIIFFINGCSFLSSFARENPNERYKEEGEDLVTNSETENLEISNDYPYPSIQNNPLSQSELPRPKKIFSSGNSEKVEIRRLGEIYWIYIEALPSKMWALTKDLLAAQYDIENEDPTSGKIKAKSKANGEDINIILEHGIRNNSSEIYLEDDSGAAIDVGFYNSFSNYFVENLPGYQGNSLAAQSLNLNKKTRIVYVQKEIGIEFKLTFERTWSAISRALERSSLEIKDRNRELKYFQVSVDEDDNSFFGFFSRSNNAADVDYELTFTQSGENTILEFKKLSNTSISVNDLVDQINENLS; encoded by the coding sequence ATGAAATTTACTCAAATACTTAATATTTTTTTAATAATCTTTTTTATTAATGGATGTAGCTTCCTTAGTTCTTTTGCAAGGGAAAATCCAAATGAAAGATATAAGGAGGAGGGAGAAGATTTAGTCACAAATTCTGAAACAGAGAATTTGGAAATTTCAAATGATTACCCCTATCCATCAATTCAGAATAATCCCTTATCTCAAAGTGAACTTCCAAGACCTAAAAAGATATTTTCATCTGGAAATTCAGAAAAGGTTGAAATTAGAAGACTTGGAGAAATTTATTGGATTTATATCGAAGCACTTCCATCAAAAATGTGGGCACTAACCAAAGATCTTCTTGCTGCTCAATATGATATTGAAAATGAAGACCCTACAAGTGGCAAGATTAAAGCAAAGAGTAAAGCAAATGGTGAGGATATAAATATTATTCTTGAACATGGAATTAGAAATAATAGTTCTGAGATTTATCTTGAAGATGATAGTGGTGCAGCTATAGATGTTGGTTTTTACAATTCTTTCTCTAACTATTTTGTAGAAAATCTTCCAGGATACCAAGGAAACTCATTAGCCGCTCAATCTTTGAATCTCAATAAAAAAACTAGAATTGTATATGTTCAAAAGGAGATAGGTATCGAATTTAAGCTTACCTTCGAAAGAACATGGTCAGCAATCTCAAGAGCATTAGAACGTTCAAGTTTAGAAATTAAGGACAGAAATAGAGAATTGAAGTACTTTCAAGTCAGTGTGGATGAGGACGACAACAGTTTCTTTGGTTTTTTTTCCAGATCAAATAATGCCGCAGATGTAGATTATGAACTCACCTTCACTCAAAGTGGTGAAAATACTATCTTAGAGTTTAAAAAACTTTCTAATACAAGTATCAGTGTTAATGATTTAGTTGACCAAATTAACGAGAACCTATCATGA
- a CDS encoding phosphoribosylaminoimidazolesuccinocarboxamide synthase, producing MTEKQNLISEGKAKSLFETSNANELLMVYRDDTSAFDGKKKEALSGKGAINNKFNAFIMSYLQENGVETHFLKQTSDNESLVKRLDMLPVECVVRNIATGSLCRRLGVKEGIKFEEQPLFEFFLKDDDLGDPLINDNHIIAFKWGTADEIEQMKKITFDINKYLCKIFDDVGLILVDYKVEYGRYDGKLILGDEFTPDGCRIWDKETGESLDKDRFRKDLGDVVESYQIVAHKLGVKV from the coding sequence ATGACGGAAAAGCAAAATTTAATTTCTGAGGGTAAAGCAAAATCACTTTTTGAGACTTCAAATGCCAATGAATTATTAATGGTTTACAGAGATGATACTTCTGCATTTGATGGTAAGAAAAAAGAGGCTCTAAGTGGCAAGGGCGCAATTAATAATAAGTTTAATGCATTCATAATGTCCTACCTTCAGGAAAATGGTGTTGAAACACATTTTTTAAAACAAACCAGTGACAATGAAAGTCTTGTAAAGAGATTAGATATGTTGCCTGTCGAATGTGTGGTAAGAAATATTGCAACTGGCTCATTGTGTAGAAGGCTTGGAGTAAAAGAGGGAATAAAGTTTGAAGAGCAGCCTCTTTTTGAATTTTTTCTTAAGGATGATGATCTCGGTGATCCCCTAATAAATGATAATCATATTATCGCTTTTAAATGGGGCACAGCAGATGAAATAGAACAGATGAAAAAAATTACATTCGATATAAATAAATACCTTTGTAAGATTTTTGATGATGTTGGCTTAATTCTTGTTGATTATAAGGTTGAATATGGCAGGTATGATGGAAAACTTATACTGGGAGATGAATTTACTCCTGACGGCTGCAGAATTTGGGATAAAGAGACAGGTGAAAGTCTGGATAAAGACAGATTCAGAAAAGATTTAGGCGATGTTGTCGAATCTTATCAAATTGTTGCCCATAAATTGGGTGTCAAGGTTTAA
- a CDS encoding IscS subfamily cysteine desulfurase gives MKESIYFDYASTTPVDPRVAKKMFEYMSKDGHFGNPASRSHAYGWKADEAVEKARTQVANLVNADPREIVWTSGATESDNLALKGAAMFYKTKGKHIITSKIEHKAVLDPCRQLEREGFEVTYLDPDLNGEITLENIRKHVRKDTILISIMHINNELGAVNDIKKIGDFTRKEGIIFHVDAAQSTGKLKIDLNKLNVDLMSFSAHKTYGPKGVGALYVRRKPRIRLEALIHGGGHERGFRAGTLATHQVVGMGEAFALAQKEMDKDNKKIKDLSDKFWKEISSIEEIFLNGCHKNKVPNITNVSFAYIEGESLIMALKDVAVSSGSACTSASLEPSYVLRALGRADELAHSSIRFSFGRFTTEKEVMEVAKTTKTVVEQLRALSPLWDMYLDGVDLEKVEWVPH, from the coding sequence ATGAAAGAATCTATATATTTTGATTATGCTTCAACAACTCCTGTAGACCCTCGAGTTGCAAAGAAGATGTTTGAATACATGTCAAAAGACGGTCATTTTGGAAATCCAGCATCTCGTTCGCATGCTTACGGTTGGAAAGCTGATGAGGCAGTTGAAAAGGCAAGAACTCAGGTAGCAAACCTAGTAAATGCTGATCCAAGAGAAATCGTTTGGACTTCGGGTGCAACTGAGTCTGATAACTTAGCTTTGAAAGGCGCAGCAATGTTCTATAAAACAAAAGGGAAACATATAATCACTTCTAAGATTGAACATAAAGCAGTACTAGATCCTTGCAGACAACTTGAGCGTGAGGGATTTGAAGTTACATATCTTGACCCAGATCTTAATGGAGAAATCACTCTCGAAAATATCAGAAAACATGTAAGAAAAGACACAATTTTAATTTCTATAATGCACATTAATAACGAACTTGGAGCGGTTAACGATATTAAAAAAATTGGTGATTTCACAAGAAAAGAAGGAATAATTTTTCATGTTGATGCGGCACAAAGCACTGGAAAGTTAAAGATTGATTTGAATAAATTGAATGTTGATTTGATGTCTTTTTCTGCACATAAGACCTATGGCCCTAAAGGTGTAGGAGCTTTATATGTAAGAAGAAAGCCTAGAATAAGGCTTGAGGCACTAATACATGGAGGAGGTCATGAAAGAGGTTTTAGAGCTGGTACTCTAGCCACTCATCAGGTTGTGGGTATGGGCGAAGCTTTTGCATTAGCTCAAAAGGAGATGGATAAAGATAACAAAAAAATTAAGGATTTATCAGATAAATTCTGGAAAGAAATATCATCTATTGAAGAAATCTTTTTGAATGGTTGTCATAAGAATAAGGTACCAAACATCACTAACGTAAGCTTTGCTTACATTGAGGGAGAGTCACTAATTATGGCATTAAAAGATGTTGCAGTATCGTCTGGTTCAGCATGTACATCTGCAAGTCTTGAGCCCTCATATGTTCTTAGAGCCTTAGGAAGAGCTGACGAGCTTGCTCATAGTTCAATAAGATTTTCATTTGGTAGATTCACTACTGAGAAAGAAGTAATGGAAGTTGCAAAAACAACAAAAACTGTTGTTGAGCAGTTAAGAGCATTATCACCTTTGTGGGACATGTATCTTGACGGAGTTGATCTTGAAAAGGTGGAGTGGGTACCCCATTAA